Proteins from a genomic interval of Quercus robur chromosome 9, dhQueRobu3.1, whole genome shotgun sequence:
- the LOC126700826 gene encoding uncharacterized protein LOC126700826 → MSNPKLCKGMKFPNRKVFRAALREYIVKKPVDIKFKLNEKTKVSVHCKYECSWRIYASQIAGELTFQIKTMVPTCICGRTFKHSQVTSTYVARKYLDDFNKNPDWAVSGVKHQVMQDVYVDLSINQVYRAKRKAREFILGDERLQYGKLRDYAVMIKVTDVGSKVILQTEITEPNTQPKFKRMYVRYNAQKVGFLGGCRPLVGLNGCHLKGKFGGHILSATARDVNDNIFPVALGVVEQENNDSWVWFLQTFADDIRRPNELNLVFISDRQKGLILTMELLFPTVEHRFCVKHIYNNFKLNFKGLELKAALWRCAVATTVREFEKRMQDMKKLDNEA, encoded by the exons ATGAGTAACCCAAAGTTATGCAAGGGTATGAAGTTCCCAAATAGGAAGGTGTTTAGGGCTGCCTTGAGGGAATATATAGTGAAAAAGCCTGTGGACATCAAGTTCAAGCTTAATGAGAAGACCAAAGTTTCTGTCCACTGCAAGTATGAATGTAGTTGGAGGATATATGCATCACAGATTGCAGGGGAGTTAACCTTCCAGATAAAGACCATGGTTCCAACTTGTATATGTGGAAGGACATTCAAGCATAGCCAAGTCACTTCTACATATGTGGCTAGGAAATACTTGGATGATTTCAACAAAAACCCTGATTGGGCAGTTTCTGGTGTGAAGCATCAAGTTATGCAGGATGTGTATGTGGACTTGAGCATAAATCAAGTGTACAGAGCTAAGAGGAAAGCTAGAGAGTTCATACTAGGTGATGAGAGGTTGCAGTATGGGAAGCTTAGGGACTATGCAGTGATGATAAAAGTAACTGATGTGGGGAGTAAGGTGATTCTGCAAACTGAGATTACTGAGCCTAACACACAACCTAAGTTCAAGAGGATGTATGTGAGATACAATGCACAGAAAGTTGGATTCTTGGGGGGGTGCAGGCCACTTGTAGGATTAAATGGTTGCCACTTGAAGGGTAAGTTTGGTGGACATATATTATCAGCAACTGCAAGGGATGTGAATGACAATATTTTCCCTGTTGCATTAGGTGTAGTTGAGCAAGAAAATAATGATTCTTGGGTGTGGTTTTTACAAACATTTGCAGATGATATTAGGAGGCCAAATGAGCTGAATCTGGTGTTCATTTCAGATAGGCAGAAG GGATTGATACTTACCATGGAGCTGTTGTTCCCAACAGTTGAACATAGATTTTGTGTGAAACATATTTACAACAACTTTAAGTTAAATTTCAAGGGTTTAGAATTGAAGGCTGCATTATGGAGGTGTGCTGTAGCAACAACAGTTAGGGAGTTTGAGAAGAGAATGCAAGATATGAAGAAATTGGACAATGAAGCATGA